From the Diceros bicornis minor isolate mBicDic1 chromosome 19, mDicBic1.mat.cur, whole genome shotgun sequence genome, one window contains:
- the LOC131418427 gene encoding peptidyl-prolyl cis-trans isomerase NIMA-interacting 4 codes for MPPKGKSGSGKVGKGGAASGSDSSDKKAQGPKGGGNAVKVRHILCEKQGRIMEAMEKLKSGMRFNEVAAQYSEDKARQGGDLGWMTRGSMVGPFQEAAFALPISGLDKPVFTDPPVKTKFGYHIIMVEGRK; via the coding sequence ATGCCGCCCAAAGGAAAAAGTGGTTCTGGAAAAGTAGGGAAAGGAGGAGCAGCCTCTGGGAGTGACAGTTCTGACAAGAAGGCTCAGGGTCCCAAAGGTGGTGGCAATGCAGTAAAGGTCAGACACATTCTGTGTGAAAAACAAGGAAGAATCATGGAAGCCATGGAAAAGTTAAAGTCTGGAATGAGATTCAATGAAGTGGCTGCACAATATAGTGAAGATAAAGCCAGGCAAGGGGGCGACTTGGGTTGGATGACCAGAGGGTCTATGGTGGGACCATTTCAAGAAGCAGCATTTGCCTTGCCTATCAGTGGGCTGGATAAGCCTGTGTTTACAGACCCTCCAGTAAAGACAAAATTTGGATATCATATTATTATGGttgaagggagaaaataa